The following are encoded in a window of Alphaproteobacteria bacterium genomic DNA:
- the addB gene encoding double-strand break repair protein AddB, which yields MHPSVFTIPLHRAFADALAAGLIALHGRTKTGLASGIVLVPNSRAARAIQDAFVRRSGGGLLLPRLVPVGDPELDERIGGTLEPLDAEPVPQAIDPALRLMLLARLVQMHLGGDAAEAVRLAEDLARTLDQLLIEEVDPARLADFAADQPELSLHWQKSLAQLELILEDWPAILQDRGMIDLSDRRNRLLNAAAARWRARSPGGFVCAAGITTGAPAVARLLATVARLEKGMVVLPGVDLDLPQEEWESLGPHRPDQVHGRRAPAIETHPQFHLKLLLDRMGVARGEVQRWRRGGGRDSPAARSRAIQNAMTAAAFTRRWQGLEPAERRLSGVRALEVPDPAAEAQAIALALREALEQPGRTAALVTPDRNLARRVSAHLRRWGIVADDSAGQPLSQTPPGTLLLAAANAAAERFAPVPLLALLKHPLVMAGPGRLDWLDGVRALDLALRGPRPGAGLAGIVAHLADRGGRDSALKEQAAIWWGEAAPLLAPLERTFEGEPSLPALLAALREGVDRLAGDGAWAGPAGRAAAALFADVEAVAGQGPERAEPRDLPAMIERLMSGVAVRPPYGQHPRLSIWGLIEARLQHADLLVLGGLNEGSWPALPAPDPWLAPRLRAELGLPSLERRIGLAAHDFSSALGAPRVLVTRARRDARAPAIASRFWLRLEAMTGGLTRAPQLAKWAAAIDRPGEFAPASQPAPAPPAEIRPRSISVTEVDRLKADPYAFYARKMLKLSPLDPVDADPSAAWRGSAVHEVLEGWMKEDDCDPDKLLARAEALLTSQAAHPLMRALWQPRLAEAVEFIAGQVEENRAGGRRPLAAEIRGRAVVAGVALGGTADRIDRMADGSLAIVDYKTGAPPSAKAVQNGFSLQLGLLGLIADKRGFDGIEGATACFEYWSLARDRSGALGYVKSPVGGRSGIDPAEFTEMAERNFAAAAARWLTGSEPFTAKLNPAYAPYGDYDQLMRLDEWYGRED from the coding sequence GTGCATCCCAGCGTCTTCACCATCCCCCTGCACCGCGCCTTCGCCGATGCGCTCGCGGCGGGGCTGATCGCGCTTCACGGCCGAACGAAGACCGGGCTGGCCTCGGGCATCGTCCTCGTCCCCAACAGCCGCGCGGCGCGCGCCATCCAGGACGCGTTCGTTCGCCGCTCGGGGGGCGGGCTGCTTCTGCCGCGGCTGGTTCCGGTCGGCGATCCGGAGCTCGACGAGCGCATCGGCGGGACTCTCGAGCCGCTCGACGCCGAGCCGGTGCCGCAAGCGATCGATCCGGCGCTGAGGCTGATGCTGCTGGCGCGGCTGGTCCAGATGCATTTGGGCGGCGACGCCGCGGAGGCGGTGCGGCTGGCGGAGGATCTGGCGCGCACGCTCGATCAATTGCTGATCGAGGAGGTCGATCCCGCGCGCCTGGCCGATTTCGCCGCCGACCAGCCGGAGCTCTCTCTGCACTGGCAAAAGTCGCTCGCGCAGCTCGAGCTGATCCTCGAGGACTGGCCGGCGATTCTACAGGACCGGGGAATGATCGACCTGTCGGACCGGCGAAACAGGCTGTTGAACGCGGCCGCCGCGCGATGGCGGGCGCGGTCGCCCGGCGGCTTCGTCTGCGCCGCCGGAATCACCACCGGCGCGCCGGCGGTGGCGCGGTTGCTCGCCACAGTCGCGCGGCTCGAAAAGGGAATGGTCGTCCTGCCCGGAGTGGACCTCGATCTGCCGCAGGAGGAGTGGGAGTCGCTCGGGCCGCACCGGCCGGACCAGGTTCACGGCCGCCGCGCACCGGCGATCGAGACTCATCCGCAATTCCACCTCAAGCTGCTGCTCGACCGGATGGGCGTCGCGCGCGGCGAGGTCCAGCGCTGGCGGCGAGGCGGCGGCCGCGATTCCCCCGCCGCGCGCAGCCGCGCCATCCAGAACGCGATGACCGCCGCCGCTTTCACCCGGCGGTGGCAGGGCCTGGAGCCGGCGGAGCGGCGCCTCAGCGGCGTCCGGGCGCTGGAGGTGCCCGATCCGGCAGCCGAGGCCCAGGCCATCGCTCTGGCCCTGCGCGAGGCCCTGGAGCAGCCGGGGCGAACCGCGGCGCTGGTGACTCCGGACCGGAACCTCGCCCGGCGAGTCTCGGCCCACCTTCGCCGCTGGGGAATCGTCGCCGACGACAGCGCCGGCCAGCCGCTCTCGCAGACTCCGCCGGGAACCCTGCTCCTCGCCGCGGCCAATGCCGCCGCGGAGCGATTCGCCCCGGTGCCGTTGCTTGCCCTGCTCAAGCATCCGCTGGTGATGGCGGGGCCGGGGCGCCTCGATTGGCTCGACGGCGTTCGCGCGCTCGACCTCGCTCTGCGCGGCCCCCGGCCGGGCGCGGGCTTAGCCGGAATCGTCGCTCATCTCGCCGACCGCGGCGGCCGCGATTCGGCGCTGAAGGAGCAGGCGGCGATCTGGTGGGGCGAGGCCGCGCCGCTGCTGGCCCCGCTGGAGCGGACGTTCGAGGGCGAGCCTTCGCTCCCCGCTTTGCTCGCCGCGCTGCGCGAAGGGGTTGACCGACTGGCGGGCGACGGCGCCTGGGCCGGGCCGGCGGGCCGGGCCGCGGCGGCGCTTTTCGCCGACGTCGAGGCGGTGGCGGGGCAGGGGCCGGAACGGGCGGAGCCGCGCGACCTCCCGGCCATGATCGAGCGGCTGATGTCCGGCGTGGCGGTGAGGCCGCCTTACGGCCAGCATCCGCGTCTTTCCATCTGGGGCTTGATCGAGGCGCGGCTGCAGCATGCCGACCTGCTGGTGCTCGGCGGGCTGAACGAGGGCTCATGGCCCGCTTTGCCCGCCCCGGATCCATGGCTCGCGCCGCGGCTTCGCGCCGAGCTCGGCCTGCCCTCGCTGGAGCGCCGCATCGGCCTTGCCGCCCACGATTTCTCGAGCGCTCTCGGCGCCCCCCGAGTGCTCGTCACCCGCGCCCGGCGCGATGCGCGCGCGCCGGCCATCGCTTCGCGCTTCTGGCTGCGGCTCGAGGCGATGACGGGCGGGCTGACGCGCGCGCCGCAGCTCGCCAAATGGGCCGCGGCGATCGACCGGCCGGGCGAATTCGCTCCCGCAAGCCAGCCGGCGCCTGCGCCGCCCGCCGAAATCCGGCCGCGGAGCATCTCGGTCACCGAGGTCGACCGGCTCAAGGCGGATCCCTACGCCTTCTACGCCCGCAAGATGCTGAAGCTCAGTCCTCTCGATCCGGTCGACGCCGATCCCAGCGCGGCATGGCGCGGAAGCGCGGTTCACGAAGTCCTCGAGGGATGGATGAAGGAGGACGATTGCGATCCGGACAAGCTGTTGGCGCGGGCCGAAGCGCTGTTGACCAGCCAGGCCGCACACCCGCTGATGCGCGCGCTCTGGCAGCCGCGCCTCGCCGAGGCGGTGGAGTTCATCGCCGGGCAGGTCGAGGAAAACAGAGCAGGAGGGCGACGCCCACTCGCCGCGGAGATCCGCGGCAGGGCCGTTGTCGCCGGGGTCGCCCTGGGCGGCACGGCGGACCGGATCGACAGGATGGCGGACGGGAGCCTCGCCATCGTCGACTACAAGACGGGCGCGCCGCCGAGCGCCAAGGCGGTGCAGAACGGCTTCTCGCTCCAGCTCGGCCTGCTGGGCCTGATCGCGGACAAGCGCGGCTTCGATGGGATCGAGGGCGCCACCGCCTGCTTCGAATATTGGAGCCTGGCGCGCGACCGGTCGGGCGCGCTCGGCTATGTGAAGAGCCCGGTCGGCGGGCGCAGCGGGATCGACCCGGCGGAGTTCACGGAAATGGCCGAGCGCAACTTCGCCGCCGCGGCCGCGCGCTGGCTGACGGGCAGCGAGCCGTTCACCGCCAAGCTCAACCCGGCCTACGCGCCCTACGGGGACTACGACCAGCTGATGCGGCTCGACGAATGGTACGGCCGCGAAGATTAG
- a CDS encoding methylated-DNA--[protein]-cysteine S-methyltransferase, whose amino-acid sequence MTSRSGWAVFETAIGACGLAWGPKGLLGVLLPEGEAGRTRTRLMRQFPELAEAGPPDEISEGIRRIAGLLGGARDDLRDLALDLSLVGRFDADVYEEARAIPLGETITYGTLAARIGDPAQARAVGQALGRNPWPIVVPCHRITAAEGKTGGFSAPGGAATKLRILEIEGALDADRLPLFAHPPAP is encoded by the coding sequence GTGACGAGTCGTTCGGGATGGGCGGTGTTCGAGACCGCGATAGGCGCCTGCGGGCTCGCCTGGGGGCCGAAAGGCCTGCTCGGCGTACTTCTGCCGGAAGGCGAGGCGGGCCGCACGCGCACGCGCCTGATGCGGCAATTTCCCGAACTGGCCGAAGCCGGGCCGCCGGATGAGATATCGGAGGGGATCCGACGGATCGCGGGGCTTCTCGGCGGCGCCCGGGACGATCTGCGCGATCTCGCGCTCGATCTCAGCCTCGTCGGCCGGTTCGACGCCGATGTCTACGAGGAGGCGCGGGCGATCCCCCTCGGCGAGACCATCACCTACGGAACGCTCGCCGCCAGGATCGGCGATCCGGCCCAGGCGCGCGCCGTCGGCCAGGCGCTCGGCCGCAACCCTTGGCCGATCGTCGTTCCCTGCCACCGGATCACGGCCGCCGAAGGCAAGACAGGCGGCTTCTCCGCCCCCGGCGGCGCGGCGACCAAGCTCAGGATACTCGAAATCGAAGGGGCGCTGGACGCGGACAGGCTGCCCCTCTTCGCCCATCCGCCAGCCCCTTGA
- a CDS encoding sulfite exporter TauE/SafE family protein encodes MVGFAAQLVDGALGMAFGVISSTLLVSLGVPPAAASASVHAVEVFTTGASGISHTLHKNVSWKLFRRIVIPGVIGGVLGAYVLTQIPAEKARPLVLAYLAAIGLYLLWRGVRHGHQEKKPRIVEPLGFVGGFLDAAGGGGWGPVVTSNLLVQGAHPRKVIGTVNTAEFFLSVTISATFIASLGFDAFTKAMVGLLIGGLLAAPLGGYVAKRVPARGLLIMVGIVLVATSIYGILKAIHWI; translated from the coding sequence ATGGTCGGATTCGCCGCCCAGCTGGTCGACGGAGCGCTCGGAATGGCGTTCGGCGTGATCTCGAGCACCTTGCTGGTCAGCCTCGGCGTTCCTCCGGCGGCGGCTTCGGCGAGCGTTCATGCGGTGGAGGTGTTCACCACCGGCGCGTCGGGAATCAGCCACACGTTGCACAAGAATGTGAGCTGGAAGCTGTTTCGCCGGATCGTCATTCCCGGTGTGATCGGCGGCGTTCTCGGCGCCTATGTACTGACGCAAATCCCGGCCGAGAAAGCGCGACCGCTGGTGCTGGCCTATCTCGCCGCTATCGGCCTTTACCTGCTCTGGCGCGGCGTGCGCCACGGCCACCAGGAGAAGAAGCCGCGAATCGTCGAGCCCCTGGGCTTCGTCGGCGGCTTCCTCGACGCGGCGGGCGGCGGCGGCTGGGGGCCGGTCGTGACCAGCAACCTTCTCGTCCAGGGCGCTCACCCGAGGAAGGTGATCGGAACCGTCAACACGGCCGAATTCTTCCTTTCGGTCACCATCTCGGCAACCTTCATCGCTTCCCTCGGCTTCGACGCCTTCACCAAGGCGATGGTCGGCCTGCTCATCGGCGGCCTGCTGGCCGCGCCGCTCGGCGGCTACGTGGCCAAGCGCGTCCCCGCGCGCGGCCTGTTGATCATGGTCGGAATCGTGCTCGTGGCGACCAGCATTTACGGGATATTGAAGGCAATTCACTGGATTTAG
- a CDS encoding nucleotidyltransferase family protein: MSRYRKPLSLRPDPAAAVPRTAMVMAAGLGKRMRPLTATRPKPLVQIAGKALIDHTLEHLRAAGVEKAVVNVHYLASALEAHLKHNVQGIEIVVSDERKQLLETGGGLKRAMPLIDADPFLAVNSDNLWVDGPVDALRLLASHWDEARMDVLLLLVPQARAHCHLGPGDFHMSAGGALRRRKPRTVAPFVFIGIQMISKRLFEEETPEGPFSTNLLWDRAIARGRCYGTVHQGLWFDIGRPQSIAKAEAILQSI, encoded by the coding sequence ATGAGCCGGTACCGAAAGCCGCTGTCGCTCCGTCCCGATCCGGCCGCGGCGGTCCCCAGGACCGCGATGGTGATGGCCGCGGGCCTCGGCAAGCGCATGCGCCCTTTGACCGCCACGCGCCCCAAGCCTTTGGTCCAGATCGCCGGGAAGGCGCTGATCGACCATACCCTCGAACATCTGCGCGCGGCGGGCGTCGAGAAAGCGGTGGTCAACGTCCATTATCTCGCGAGCGCCCTCGAAGCTCATCTCAAGCACAATGTTCAAGGCATTGAGATCGTTGTCTCAGATGAGCGGAAACAATTGCTCGAAACGGGCGGGGGCCTGAAGCGGGCGATGCCGCTGATCGACGCCGATCCGTTCCTCGCGGTCAATTCGGACAATCTCTGGGTGGATGGGCCGGTCGACGCCCTGCGCCTGCTCGCCTCCCATTGGGACGAGGCGCGAATGGACGTGCTACTCCTGCTGGTGCCCCAGGCGCGGGCGCATTGCCATCTGGGGCCGGGCGACTTTCATATGAGCGCCGGCGGCGCCCTCCGCCGCCGCAAGCCGCGCACGGTGGCGCCATTCGTCTTCATCGGCATCCAGATGATCTCCAAGCGCCTGTTCGAGGAAGAGACGCCGGAGGGCCCCTTCTCGACCAACCTGCTGTGGGACCGCGCCATCGCCCGCGGCCGCTGCTACGGCACCGTCCACCAGGGCCTGTGGTTCGACATCGGGCGGCCGCAGAGCATCGCCAAGGCCGAGGCGATACTGCAAAGCATCTGA
- a CDS encoding PilZ domain-containing protein has product MDTIYSLSGEVPAALGAGDGQDDGALREGALTSGSVRSACWVRKVSAGGAILHCTHDVAIGERLELELLNGERLGGRVIWQSGADIGLSFDMPVDVFAIIARDIVNQPGERRRMPRVEIVSHALLETPGGTELVTTRDISQGGVKIDVPFPLAADQKVTVTLDGLHPVPGVVRWSKGNVAGIAFQPELGWQDLMLWIKEQRHAARNEPPAKLASPPAADAPPAPPPEIEDGLALNLPARVRDGNRRWAIDVVSITTRSVAFDSYAALRIGALLWIVLPGLEGWPARIVSVDGYRFNCEFTQPLHPAVLERILALAKEGGA; this is encoded by the coding sequence TTGGACACGATCTATTCCCTGTCGGGCGAGGTTCCGGCGGCGCTCGGCGCCGGTGACGGCCAGGACGACGGCGCTCTGCGCGAAGGCGCGCTGACCTCGGGCAGCGTTCGCAGCGCCTGCTGGGTGCGGAAGGTCAGCGCCGGCGGGGCGATCCTTCACTGCACGCACGACGTCGCGATCGGCGAGCGGCTCGAACTGGAGCTTCTGAACGGCGAACGGCTGGGCGGCCGCGTGATCTGGCAGAGCGGCGCCGACATCGGCCTCAGCTTCGACATGCCGGTGGACGTGTTCGCGATCATCGCCCGCGACATCGTCAACCAGCCCGGCGAGCGCAGGCGCATGCCGCGGGTCGAGATCGTCAGCCACGCATTGCTCGAAACGCCGGGCGGAACCGAGCTCGTCACCACCCGAGATATCTCGCAGGGGGGCGTCAAGATCGATGTGCCCTTTCCGCTTGCGGCCGACCAGAAGGTGACGGTGACGCTGGACGGGCTTCACCCGGTTCCGGGCGTGGTGCGCTGGTCCAAGGGCAACGTCGCCGGAATCGCCTTCCAGCCCGAGCTCGGCTGGCAGGACCTGATGCTGTGGATCAAGGAGCAGCGGCACGCCGCCCGGAACGAGCCCCCGGCCAAGCTCGCTTCGCCGCCGGCCGCGGATGCCCCGCCGGCTCCACCGCCGGAGATCGAGGACGGCCTTGCGCTCAACCTCCCGGCGCGCGTGCGCGACGGCAACCGGCGCTGGGCGATCGACGTCGTCTCGATCACAACCCGCTCGGTCGCGTTCGATTCCTATGCCGCGCTGCGCATCGGCGCGTTGCTGTGGATCGTGCTGCCCGGCCTCGAAGGCTGGCCGGCGCGGATCGTCTCGGTCGACGGCTACCGTTTCAATTGCGAGTTCACCCAGCCGCTCCACCCGGCGGTGCTGGAGCGGATCCTGGCGCTGGCCAAGGAAGGCGGCGCCTAG